In one window of Methanoculleus chikugoensis DNA:
- a CDS encoding HesA/MoeB/ThiF family protein: MLTERERERYARQILLFGEEGQERLKKAKVFIAGAGGLGCPIALYLAVAGVGDIRLVDRDTVERTNLNRQVLHWERDLGTPKAGSAEAKLREANPDIRVEALAATIDEANVRDLVGEADLIVDAMDNFPTRYLLNREALRSGVPLLHGAIRGFDGQATTIIPGRTACLECLFPEAPPAEVFPVIGTTPGIIGLIQANEAIKYITGTGDLLLDRLLIWDGRSTTLETYAVERRPDCPVCGEGVRL, translated from the coding sequence ATGCTCACCGAGCGGGAACGGGAACGCTACGCCCGGCAGATCCTCCTCTTCGGCGAGGAGGGGCAGGAACGGCTGAAGAAGGCGAAGGTCTTCATCGCCGGGGCAGGGGGTCTCGGCTGCCCGATCGCCCTCTACCTTGCCGTCGCCGGTGTCGGCGATATTCGTCTTGTGGACCGGGACACCGTGGAGCGGACCAACCTGAACCGGCAGGTCCTCCACTGGGAGAGGGATCTCGGTACGCCGAAGGCCGGGTCAGCGGAGGCGAAACTCCGGGAGGCAAACCCGGACATCCGGGTCGAGGCCCTTGCAGCGACGATTGACGAGGCGAACGTCCGGGACCTGGTGGGCGAGGCCGACCTGATCGTGGACGCGATGGACAACTTCCCGACCCGGTACCTCCTGAACCGGGAGGCGCTCCGGTCGGGTGTTCCCCTGCTGCACGGCGCAATCCGGGGATTCGACGGCCAGGCAACGACTATCATCCCCGGCCGGACTGCCTGCCTTGAGTGCCTCTTCCCGGAGGCCCCGCCCGCCGAGGTCTTCCCGGTCATCGGGACGACCCCGGGGATCATAGGCCTCATTCAGGCGAACGAGGCGATCAAGTACATCACCGGCACCGGGGACCTCCTGCTGGACCGGCTCCTCATCTGGGACGGCCGTTCGACGACGCTTGAGACGTATGCCGTGGAGCGGCGGCCGGACTGCCCCGTCTGCGGTGAAGGGGTGAGACTATGA
- the nifU gene encoding Fe-S cluster assembly scaffold protein NifU — protein MYSERVMDHFMNPRNMGEIPDADGVGEVGNPACGDIMRITLRIEENRIVDAKFKTFGCAAAIASSSMATELVRGKTLEEAWAVTNRAVAEALEGLPPQKLHCSVLAEEGIHKAIDDYRARYGTPTANGG, from the coding sequence ATGTACAGCGAACGAGTCATGGATCATTTCATGAACCCCCGGAACATGGGGGAGATCCCGGATGCGGATGGTGTCGGTGAGGTCGGAAACCCGGCCTGCGGCGACATCATGCGGATAACCCTTCGGATCGAAGAGAACAGGATCGTGGATGCAAAGTTCAAGACCTTCGGGTGTGCCGCCGCCATCGCGTCGAGCTCGATGGCCACCGAACTCGTCAGGGGAAAGACCCTCGAAGAGGCGTGGGCTGTCACCAACCGGGCGGTTGCCGAGGCGCTGGAGGGGCTGCCCCCCCAGAAACTTCACTGTTCGGTTCTCGCCGAAGAGGGGATCCACAAGGCGATCGACGACTACCGGGCACGGTACGGGACGCCGACCGCGAACGGAGGATAA
- the nifS gene encoding cysteine desulfurase NifS encodes MDHAATTPTCPEVVEEMLPCFSERFGNPSSVYALAREAQVTMERARGRVAAAIGASTDEIFFTSGGTEADNWAIKGVAAANKKKGDHIVTSAIEHHAVLHPCKSLEKQGYRVTYLPVDEFGRVDPASVEEAITDATILVSVMTANNEIGTIQPIRAIAEIAHDHGIPFHTDAVQAIGAIPIDVDALGIDLLSLSAHKFGGPKGTGALYVRQGTRVGTFIDGGAQERGRRAGTENVPGIVGLGKAIELATAEMPAKAPRLAAMRDRLIRGILDAIPDTRLNGHPTERLANNVNVAFRYVEGESILLSLDTLGVAASTGSACTSASLEPSHVLTACGLPHEHAHGSLRLTLGSRNTDDDVDYVLSVLPRVIERLRKMSPLNPER; translated from the coding sequence ATGGACCACGCGGCGACGACCCCTACCTGCCCTGAGGTCGTCGAAGAGATGCTCCCCTGCTTCTCGGAACGGTTCGGGAACCCCTCCTCGGTCTATGCCCTCGCCCGTGAGGCGCAGGTGACGATGGAGAGGGCGCGGGGACGGGTAGCAGCGGCGATCGGGGCGAGCACGGATGAGATCTTCTTCACCTCCGGGGGGACCGAGGCTGACAACTGGGCGATCAAGGGGGTGGCGGCAGCGAACAAAAAGAAGGGCGACCATATCGTCACCTCCGCAATCGAGCACCACGCCGTTCTCCACCCCTGCAAGAGCCTGGAGAAGCAGGGCTACCGGGTCACCTACCTCCCGGTCGACGAGTTCGGGCGGGTCGACCCGGCGTCGGTCGAGGAGGCGATCACGGATGCGACCATCCTCGTCTCGGTGATGACCGCAAACAACGAGATCGGGACGATCCAGCCGATCCGTGCCATCGCGGAGATTGCACACGACCACGGCATCCCATTCCATACCGATGCCGTCCAGGCGATTGGGGCGATACCGATCGACGTGGATGCGCTCGGGATCGACCTCCTCTCGCTCTCGGCCCACAAGTTCGGCGGGCCGAAGGGGACGGGAGCGCTCTACGTCCGGCAGGGGACCCGGGTCGGGACGTTCATAGACGGCGGGGCGCAGGAGCGGGGCCGCCGGGCCGGGACCGAGAACGTCCCCGGCATCGTGGGGCTCGGTAAGGCGATCGAACTTGCGACCGCCGAGATGCCCGCGAAGGCCCCCCGGCTCGCCGCGATGCGCGATCGGTTGATCCGCGGGATCCTGGATGCGATCCCCGACACCCGATTGAACGGTCACCCGACCGAACGGCTCGCAAACAACGTCAACGTCGCGTTCCGCTACGTCGAGGGGGAGTCGATCCTTCTGTCGCTCGACACCCTGGGAGTCGCCGCCTCCACGGGGAGCGCCTGCACCTCAGCGTCGCTTGAGCCCTCGCATGTCCTGACCGCCTGCGGCCTTCCGCACGAGCACGCCCACGGCTCGCTCCGGCTCACCCTCGGTTCCCGAAACACCGATGACGACGTCGATTACGTCCTTTCCGTCCTCCCCCGGGTAATTGAGCGCCTGCGGAAGATGTCGCCGCTCAACCCGGAACGATAA
- a CDS encoding transcriptional regulator: MMKLPCQLIVWNVLPAIRAAIAEELNTMGVSQLEAARLLDMTPSAISQYRTGKRGYRIVFEGEVKESLNRLAQDLQAGRVDDLASRICEICTQIREENQLGGSCDAET; this comes from the coding sequence ATGATGAAACTCCCCTGCCAGTTGATTGTATGGAACGTATTGCCCGCAATCCGTGCGGCTATCGCGGAAGAACTGAATACTATGGGCGTTTCCCAGCTGGAGGCCGCCCGCCTCCTCGATATGACGCCGTCAGCGATCTCCCAGTACCGCACCGGGAAACGCGGGTACCGGATCGTCTTTGAGGGAGAGGTGAAAGAGTCGCTCAACCGGCTTGCACAGGACCTCCAGGCCGGCCGTGTCGACGACCTCGCCTCCCGGATATGTGAGATCTGCACGCAGATCCGCGAAGAGAATCAACTCGGCGGCTCATGCGACGCTGAGACGTAA
- the larE gene encoding ATP-dependent sacrificial sulfur transferase LarE, translating to MESRCSREAVVEALREKGPILIAYSGGVDSALLAALAVRALGKDRVRCVLLDSPLLPRREIEEARETAGRLDLPLEVVAFPILEDETFRANRPDRCYTCKKTSARLLKDLARREGIGTVADGTNASDPGTYRPGLAASDEEGVCHPLAGAGATKDDVRRIARECGFPFWNKPSAACLATRIPYGDEVTEEALARIEAAEEALQDRGFSQVRVRMHGDVARIEVPCDAIERLFSMRNVVTAALRAIGFAYVALDLAGYRSGSMDEVL from the coding sequence GTGGAATCGAGGTGCAGCAGAGAAGCCGTCGTCGAGGCTCTCAGGGAGAAAGGCCCCATCCTCATCGCATACTCCGGCGGCGTCGACAGCGCGCTCCTCGCCGCCCTGGCCGTCCGGGCACTCGGGAAGGATCGGGTCCGGTGTGTCCTCCTTGACTCGCCGCTTCTGCCCCGGCGAGAGATCGAGGAGGCGCGGGAGACCGCTGGCCGGCTGGACCTTCCCCTGGAGGTCGTGGCGTTCCCGATTCTTGAGGATGAGACCTTCCGGGCGAACCGGCCCGACCGCTGCTACACCTGTAAGAAAACATCGGCCCGCCTGCTGAAGGATCTGGCCCGGCGGGAAGGGATCGGCACGGTCGCAGACGGGACGAACGCCTCCGACCCCGGCACGTACCGCCCGGGGCTTGCCGCAAGCGACGAGGAGGGCGTCTGCCACCCCCTCGCCGGGGCGGGTGCGACGAAGGATGACGTGCGCAGGATCGCCCGCGAGTGCGGATTCCCGTTCTGGAACAAACCCTCGGCGGCCTGCCTCGCCACCCGCATCCCCTACGGGGACGAGGTCACGGAGGAGGCGCTCGCCCGGATCGAGGCGGCCGAAGAAGCGCTGCAGGACCGGGGATTCTCCCAGGTGCGGGTCCGCATGCACGGTGACGTCGCCAGGATCGAGGTGCCGTGCGACGCGATAGAGAGGCTCTTTTCCATGCGAAATGTTGTGACGGCCGCACTCCGCGCGATCGGCTTCGCCTATGTCGCCCTGGACCTCGCCGGGTACCGGAGCGGGAGTATGGATGAGGTCTTATGA
- a CDS encoding aminotransferase class V-fold PLP-dependent enzyme: MTIEDCRADFPITRDLIYLDSAATALTPKPVVQAMVEYDLRYRANVGRGVHRLAAVATHRYRDARDAIKSFIGGESGTLAVTRNTTEAIGAVVNGLDWRRGDRVATTLLEHHSNLLPWLRLRERGVAVDIVRPDAGGSLDLADLEAAVRDDTRLVAVTHASNVLGTVLPVREIAGICRDRGARLLVDGAQSAPHIPVDVAAIGCDYFCFSGHKMLGPTGTGGLWMREPDLEPLFVGGGSIESATADGYILAPGEERYEAGTPPVAGTIGLARAAAYLREIGMETVRRHEERLAARLIDGLAALDGVTVAGPDAPGDRIGVVSFTVEGMHPHEVAQVLDEAAAVLVRSGHHCCQPLMEHLDLPDGTVRASAYVYTTTEEIDTLIATVEEIARRAI, from the coding sequence ATGACCATTGAAGACTGTAGAGCGGATTTTCCGATCACCCGCGACCTCATCTACCTGGACAGCGCCGCAACGGCGCTCACCCCGAAGCCGGTGGTCCAGGCGATGGTCGAGTACGACCTGCGATACCGGGCAAACGTCGGGAGGGGCGTGCACCGGCTCGCCGCGGTCGCCACCCACCGCTACCGGGACGCCCGCGACGCTATAAAGTCGTTCATCGGCGGAGAGAGCGGCACCCTTGCTGTCACCCGGAACACCACCGAGGCGATCGGGGCGGTCGTCAACGGCCTCGACTGGCGCCGGGGCGACCGGGTGGCGACGACACTCCTCGAACACCACTCCAACCTCCTTCCCTGGCTCCGGCTCCGCGAGCGGGGAGTCGCGGTAGATATCGTCCGGCCGGACGCCGGGGGCAGCCTCGACCTCGCCGACCTGGAGGCTGCCGTCCGCGACGACACCCGGCTCGTCGCCGTCACCCACGCCTCGAACGTCCTCGGCACCGTCCTTCCCGTCCGGGAGATTGCCGGGATCTGCCGCGACCGGGGTGCGCGGCTCCTCGTCGACGGCGCCCAGTCGGCCCCGCACATCCCGGTCGACGTCGCCGCCATCGGGTGCGACTACTTCTGTTTCTCGGGCCACAAGATGCTCGGCCCGACCGGGACAGGCGGGCTCTGGATGCGCGAGCCGGACCTCGAACCCCTCTTCGTCGGGGGCGGTTCGATCGAGAGCGCGACGGCGGACGGCTACATCCTCGCTCCCGGCGAAGAGCGCTACGAGGCGGGAACGCCGCCGGTCGCCGGCACCATCGGGCTTGCACGGGCGGCGGCGTACCTCCGGGAGATCGGGATGGAGACGGTGCGGCGGCACGAGGAGCGACTCGCCGCCCGGCTGATCGACGGGCTCGCGGCGCTCGACGGGGTTACGGTCGCCGGCCCGGACGCGCCCGGCGACCGGATCGGCGTCGTCTCGTTCACGGTCGAGGGGATGCACCCGCACGAGGTGGCGCAGGTCCTCGACGAGGCCGCCGCCGTCCTGGTCCGGTCGGGGCACCACTGCTGCCAGCCGCTCATGGAGCACCTCGACCTCCCGGACGGGACGGTGCGGGCGAGCGCCTACGTCTACACCACAACGGAGGAGATTGATACGCTGATAGCCACCGTCGAAGAGATCGCCCGGAGGGCGATCTGA
- the fdhD gene encoding formate dehydrogenase accessory sulfurtransferase FdhD — protein sequence MLYRELPIVRVDDETFVPATHPVVEEMPLSVTVNGRHALTAMTSPAMIREFVVGFLYTERIVRDLAEIESIRIEGNTASVLTKNPFAILTSHKTVLSGCGGSTSFLDAGHLPTIRSDLTLAPETIRAATKETLDSDLHRITGGIHLVGLFDAEGRAIRIAEDIGRHNALDRVVGHGLLEQIDFSRTFAVSSGRISSEMVRKCLVANIPVIVSRGATTTTAVEAAEAGGLTIVGFVRSKKMNIYTGWERVRGASQATAGE from the coding sequence ATGCTCTACCGGGAACTGCCGATCGTCAGGGTCGACGACGAGACGTTCGTCCCCGCAACCCACCCCGTCGTCGAGGAGATGCCGCTCTCCGTGACCGTCAACGGGCGCCACGCCCTCACCGCGATGACGAGCCCGGCGATGATCCGGGAGTTCGTCGTGGGATTCCTCTACACGGAGCGGATCGTCAGGGATCTCGCGGAGATCGAGTCGATCCGGATCGAGGGGAATACCGCGAGCGTCCTCACGAAGAACCCGTTCGCGATCCTGACCTCCCACAAGACCGTCCTCTCCGGGTGCGGCGGGAGCACCTCGTTCCTCGATGCCGGTCACCTCCCCACTATACGCTCCGACCTCACCCTCGCGCCCGAGACGATCCGGGCGGCGACAAAAGAGACGCTTGACTCGGACCTTCACCGGATCACCGGCGGCATTCACCTCGTCGGACTCTTCGACGCCGAAGGCAGAGCGATCCGGATCGCCGAGGATATCGGCCGGCACAACGCGCTCGACCGGGTCGTCGGCCACGGCCTGCTTGAGCAGATCGATTTCTCCCGGACGTTTGCGGTCAGCTCCGGCCGGATATCCTCCGAGATGGTCAGGAAGTGCCTGGTCGCGAACATCCCGGTGATCGTCTCGCGGGGGGCGACGACCACCACCGCCGTCGAGGCCGCAGAGGCGGGCGGGCTCACGATCGTCGGGTTCGTGCGGAGCAAAAAGATGAACATCTATACCGGGTGGGAGCGGGTCCGCGGCGCTTCGCAGGCGACCGCAGGCGAGTGA
- the hgcC gene encoding HgcAB-associated protein HgcC encodes MAEENTDPERCPSDGTPCGCNHAAVCSVEAVLSVDERGQMVLPKDVREKAGIRPGDKLALITWEKDGEVCCLALMKAGSLSGMVRSVLGPLIEEAK; translated from the coding sequence ATGGCAGAGGAGAATACCGATCCGGAACGGTGTCCGTCAGATGGGACGCCGTGCGGGTGCAATCATGCTGCCGTCTGCAGCGTGGAGGCGGTGCTCAGCGTGGACGAGCGCGGGCAGATGGTGCTGCCGAAAGACGTTCGGGAAAAGGCGGGTATCCGGCCCGGCGACAAACTGGCGCTGATCACCTGGGAGAAGGACGGCGAGGTCTGCTGCCTTGCGCTGATGAAGGCCGGAAGCCTCAGTGGGATGGTCAGGAGCGTCCTCGGGCCGCTGATCGAGGAGGCGAAGTGA
- the hgcA gene encoding mercury methylation corrinoid protein HgcA, with amino-acid sequence MTSPSRSCCPSCPETVQPASGPVQEIRTTDSRITLADRLDHFLARFGVNRMGHRVEPGLYRLGNPTEDSPVFVSANYTLSFDALRSALSGRDGYILVLDTLGINVWCAAGKGTFGTDEIVRRIALTGLESVVRHRTLIVPQLGAPGVSAHEVLRRSRFEVEYGPVRASDLPEYLALGRATPDMRRVRFPAVDRLVLAPMELVHAALPTVAGAIVLYLLAGLPAALGAVAAVLAGTVLFPALLPFIPTRDFSTKGLILGGIVALPFSAAFFVETAASGWAGVLAAFAPLLLMPPVTAYLALNFTGSTPFTSRTGVKREIFRYVPFMAGMAVLGAALAAVLGTAHLLGAV; translated from the coding sequence ATGACATCCCCGTCACGGTCATGCTGCCCGTCCTGCCCGGAGACGGTTCAGCCGGCCTCCGGGCCGGTGCAGGAGATCCGGACGACGGACAGCAGGATCACGCTCGCCGATCGCCTCGATCACTTCCTCGCGCGCTTCGGGGTGAACCGGATGGGCCACCGCGTCGAGCCGGGGCTCTACCGGCTCGGGAACCCGACCGAGGACTCCCCGGTCTTCGTCTCCGCAAACTACACCCTGAGTTTCGATGCGCTCCGGTCCGCGCTCTCCGGCCGCGACGGCTACATCCTCGTTCTCGACACGCTCGGGATCAACGTCTGGTGCGCCGCGGGGAAGGGGACCTTCGGCACCGACGAGATCGTCCGGAGAATAGCGCTCACCGGTCTTGAGTCCGTCGTGAGGCACCGGACGCTCATCGTCCCGCAGCTCGGCGCCCCGGGCGTCTCCGCCCACGAAGTGCTACGGCGTTCGAGGTTCGAGGTGGAGTACGGGCCCGTGCGGGCGAGCGACCTCCCGGAGTACCTCGCCCTCGGGAGAGCAACGCCCGATATGCGGCGCGTCCGCTTCCCGGCCGTCGACCGGCTCGTGCTCGCGCCGATGGAACTCGTCCACGCCGCGCTTCCGACCGTTGCAGGCGCGATCGTGCTCTACCTCCTCGCGGGCCTCCCGGCAGCGCTCGGAGCAGTCGCCGCGGTTCTCGCCGGAACGGTGCTCTTCCCGGCCCTGCTGCCGTTCATTCCCACCCGGGACTTCAGCACGAAAGGGCTCATCCTCGGGGGAATCGTCGCCCTTCCCTTCTCAGCCGCCTTCTTCGTTGAGACTGCCGCGTCCGGGTGGGCCGGGGTGCTTGCCGCGTTCGCACCTCTCCTCCTCATGCCCCCCGTAACCGCATACCTCGCGCTCAACTTCACCGGCTCGACCCCGTTCACGTCGAGGACCGGTGTGAAGCGGGAGATCTTCCGGTACGTGCCGTTCATGGCGGGAATGGCGGTCCTGGGAGCCGCCCTTGCCGCCGTCCTCGGGACGGCGCACCTCCTGGGGGCGGTCTGA
- the hgcB gene encoding mercury methylation ferredoxin HgcB has translation MFDSYRENTLRYNPERCFGCLRCTEVCPHGVFAEGNRRVEVVRPEECMECGACARNCPVQAIAVQSGVGCAWAMIGAALRGKDMDSGTCGCGGDEGSCCGGDR, from the coding sequence ATGTTCGACTCCTACCGCGAGAATACCCTCCGCTACAACCCGGAGCGGTGCTTCGGCTGCCTGCGGTGCACCGAGGTCTGCCCGCACGGGGTCTTTGCCGAGGGAAACCGGCGGGTCGAGGTCGTTCGGCCGGAGGAGTGCATGGAGTGCGGGGCGTGCGCCCGAAACTGTCCGGTGCAGGCGATTGCGGTGCAGAGCGGAGTCGGGTGCGCCTGGGCGATGATCGGGGCGGCTCTCCGGGGTAAGGATATGGACAGCGGCACCTGCGGCTGCGGGGGAGACGAAGGATCCTGCTGCGGCGGCGACCGGTGA
- a CDS encoding TIGR00269 family protein, with translation MTSAENRCSLCGEPAVVRLTEPERRLCAGHFIEDAETRVLVAMKHDRMISPGDRVAVGLSGGKDSTALLLLLHPILPTLGASLVAITIDEGIAGYREETLRAARDLTGELGVEHAIVTFADLFGKDLDAMLVGREAQGCTVCGVLRRRALGEAVKRTGATKLATGHNLDDEAQSVLMNVLRGDLPRLLQDTSTGQPGHFVPRIKPLAVLSEKEIVTYLLLRGYFRDLPECPYAGTALRSEVRTMLAGLEHRHPGTMLRLMRFRDGVRRSARSAEPAKALSTCRICGELTSGEVCQVCRLLGRDGE, from the coding sequence ATGACTTCGGCGGAGAACCGGTGCTCCCTCTGCGGCGAACCTGCGGTCGTCCGCCTCACTGAGCCGGAGCGGCGGCTCTGCGCCGGCCACTTCATCGAGGACGCCGAAACCCGCGTCCTCGTCGCCATGAAGCACGACCGCATGATCTCGCCGGGCGACCGGGTCGCCGTCGGCCTGAGCGGGGGAAAAGACAGCACCGCCCTGCTCCTGCTGCTCCACCCCATCCTCCCCACACTCGGCGCGAGTCTGGTCGCGATCACCATCGACGAAGGGATCGCGGGCTACCGGGAGGAGACCCTCAGGGCCGCACGAGACCTGACGGGCGAACTCGGCGTCGAGCACGCGATCGTCACGTTCGCCGACCTCTTCGGGAAAGACCTCGATGCAATGCTCGTCGGAAGAGAGGCGCAGGGCTGCACCGTCTGCGGCGTGCTGCGCAGGCGGGCGCTCGGCGAGGCGGTGAAGAGGACCGGCGCGACGAAACTCGCCACCGGCCATAACCTCGACGACGAGGCGCAGTCGGTTCTGATGAACGTCCTCCGCGGCGACCTCCCCCGCCTTCTCCAGGACACCTCGACCGGGCAGCCCGGGCACTTCGTCCCGCGGATAAAACCGCTCGCCGTCCTCTCCGAGAAGGAGATCGTGACCTACCTCCTCCTCCGCGGTTACTTCCGCGACCTGCCCGAGTGCCCCTACGCCGGGACGGCGCTCCGGTCGGAGGTGCGCACGATGCTTGCGGGGCTCGAACACCGCCACCCGGGAACGATGCTCCGCCTTATGCGGTTCCGCGACGGGGTCAGGCGTTCGGCTCGTTCCGCGGAGCCGGCGAAGGCGCTCTCCACCTGCCGCATCTGCGGCGAACTCACGAGCGGCGAGGTCTGCCAGGTCTGCAGGCTGCTCGGGCGGGACGGTGAGTAG
- a CDS encoding MoaD/ThiS family protein, translating to MQIILPDRSVRTLSCTSAPIEEILLEFGINPTTVIVVKNGKIVPEDVTATEGDELRILRFSHGG from the coding sequence ATGCAGATCATCCTCCCGGACAGGAGCGTGCGGACTCTTTCCTGTACCTCCGCGCCGATAGAAGAGATCCTCCTCGAGTTCGGCATCAATCCGACGACCGTTATCGTCGTGAAGAACGGCAAGATCGTCCCCGAAGACGTGACGGCGACCGAAGGCGACGAGCTCAGGATCCTCCGGTTCTCGCACGGCGGGTGA
- a CDS encoding radical SAM protein — MPKLDGAIKDTETIIRMVEAAAAGGGLSAISLTSGVAESPEREVERVAAVVKALRERFDLPIGVSVYPTAASTAVLRAAGADEIKYNVETMDPGLFARVCPGLSLPFILDALAGAVEVFGRNAVFSNFIIGLGEDDETVREGVALLAKIGVIPVLRPISASPLRAGEIAVERPSAERLLRLAAMTREILERYDLDPRQARTMCLPCTGCDLTPFRDV; from the coding sequence GTGCCGAAACTCGACGGGGCGATCAAGGATACGGAGACGATTATCAGGATGGTCGAGGCGGCTGCCGCCGGCGGGGGCCTCTCTGCAATCTCCCTCACGAGCGGCGTCGCCGAATCGCCGGAGCGGGAGGTGGAGCGGGTGGCGGCCGTGGTGAAAGCGCTCCGGGAGCGGTTCGACCTCCCGATCGGGGTCTCGGTCTACCCGACCGCGGCCTCGACCGCGGTCCTCCGCGCTGCCGGTGCCGACGAGATCAAGTACAACGTCGAGACGATGGACCCAGGCCTCTTCGCCCGGGTCTGCCCCGGCCTCTCCCTTCCGTTCATCCTCGACGCACTCGCAGGGGCGGTGGAGGTCTTCGGGAGAAACGCCGTCTTCTCAAACTTCATCATCGGCCTCGGCGAGGACGACGAGACGGTCAGGGAAGGCGTCGCCCTTCTTGCGAAGATAGGCGTCATCCCCGTCCTCCGGCCGATCTCCGCATCGCCCCTTCGGGCAGGCGAGATCGCCGTCGAGCGTCCTTCGGCGGAGCGGCTTCTCCGGCTCGCGGCGATGACCCGCGAGATACTGGAGCGGTACGATCTCGACCCGCGGCAAGCGAGGACGATGTGCCTCCCCTGCACCGGGTGCGATCTCACCCCGTTCCGGGACGTCTGA
- the nadA gene encoding quinolinate synthase NadA, translating into MKEERDAVILAHNYQIPAVQEIADRVGDSLELARAAAEFDAGVIVFCGVDFMAETAAILSPEKTVVLPAADACCPMAEMITAGEVRVLRERFPDAAVVAYVNTSAEVKAESDICCTSANAVAAVESLDAEEVIFLPDRNLGRYVARFTEKKILPWDGYCIVHNRMTADKVAAARRSHPDAGVLVHPECRPGVIDLADHVFSTSGMVRHACASPRREFVIGTEVGLLHQLEKKCPGKVFYPLSKQAVCVNMKKTDLAKVLAALERFEPRVTVPEETAARARTAIQRMLDLPR; encoded by the coding sequence TTGAAAGAGGAGCGTGACGCCGTCATCCTCGCCCACAACTACCAGATTCCGGCGGTGCAGGAGATCGCCGACCGTGTCGGGGACTCGCTTGAACTCGCACGAGCGGCGGCGGAGTTCGATGCCGGCGTTATCGTCTTCTGCGGCGTCGACTTCATGGCCGAGACGGCGGCGATCCTATCGCCGGAGAAGACGGTCGTCCTGCCCGCGGCCGACGCCTGCTGCCCGATGGCGGAGATGATCACCGCCGGCGAGGTCCGGGTGCTCCGCGAGCGGTTCCCGGACGCCGCCGTCGTCGCCTACGTCAACACCTCGGCCGAAGTGAAAGCGGAGAGCGATATCTGCTGCACCTCCGCAAACGCCGTCGCCGCCGTCGAGTCACTCGACGCGGAAGAGGTGATCTTCCTCCCCGACAGAAATCTCGGCCGCTACGTCGCGAGGTTCACGGAGAAGAAGATCCTGCCCTGGGACGGCTACTGCATCGTCCACAACCGGATGACGGCCGACAAGGTCGCGGCAGCCCGCCGTTCCCACCCGGACGCCGGGGTGCTCGTCCACCCCGAATGCCGGCCCGGGGTGATCGACCTCGCCGATCACGTCTTCTCGACCTCGGGGATGGTGCGGCACGCCTGTGCAAGCCCCCGCAGGGAGTTTGTCATCGGCACCGAGGTCGGGCTCCTCCATCAGCTCGAAAAGAAGTGCCCGGGAAAGGTCTTCTACCCCCTCTCGAAGCAGGCGGTCTGCGTCAACATGAAGAAGACCGATCTCGCGAAGGTGCTTGCGGCCCTCGAGCGGTTCGAGCCGCGGGTGACGGTCCCGGAGGAGACCGCCGCCCGGGCGCGGACGGCGATCCAGCGGATGCTGGACCTTCCCCGGTAG